The following coding sequences lie in one Microbacterium sp. XT11 genomic window:
- the dapE gene encoding succinyl-diaminopimelate desuccinylase — protein MVLDLTASSVDLTRALCDIPSASGDERALADAIEEALRLAAHLELVRHGNTVVARTNLGRAQRVAIAGHIDTVPINGNVPTRDVEIDGVPYLWGRGTVDMKAGVAVQLKLAAELSDPAVDVTWMWYDNEEVEASKNGLGLLAAVRPDLFEADFAILGEPSNGEVEGGCNGTLRAIVRTTGVRAHAARAWVGENAIHRAAPILTRLAEYRAREVAVDGLLYRESLSAVRIAGGVAGNVIPDACEVEVNYRFAPSKSAADAEAHIRSVLAGFDVEITDVAEGARPGLDAPVARQFVEAVDAEPRPKYGWTDVARFSAMGIPAVNYGPGDPHLAHHDEERVPVAQIETVERGLRAWLSSR, from the coding sequence ATGGTGCTCGATCTGACCGCGTCCTCCGTCGACCTCACCCGTGCCCTCTGCGACATCCCCAGCGCGTCGGGTGACGAGCGCGCGCTCGCCGACGCGATCGAGGAGGCCCTTCGACTCGCCGCCCACCTCGAGCTCGTGCGGCACGGCAACACCGTGGTCGCGCGGACGAACCTCGGTCGAGCGCAGCGTGTCGCGATCGCGGGCCACATCGACACGGTCCCGATCAACGGCAACGTCCCCACGCGCGACGTCGAGATCGACGGCGTCCCGTACCTGTGGGGCCGCGGCACGGTCGACATGAAGGCCGGCGTGGCCGTGCAGCTCAAGCTCGCCGCCGAACTCTCCGATCCGGCCGTCGACGTGACGTGGATGTGGTACGACAACGAAGAGGTCGAGGCGTCGAAGAACGGCCTCGGGCTGCTCGCCGCCGTGCGCCCCGACCTGTTCGAGGCCGACTTCGCGATCCTCGGAGAGCCGTCGAACGGCGAGGTGGAGGGCGGCTGCAACGGCACGCTGCGGGCGATCGTGCGAACGACCGGCGTGCGCGCGCATGCAGCCAGGGCGTGGGTGGGCGAGAACGCGATCCATCGCGCGGCTCCCATCCTGACCAGGCTCGCGGAGTACCGCGCACGCGAGGTGGCTGTCGACGGACTGCTGTACCGCGAGAGCCTCAGCGCCGTGCGGATCGCCGGTGGCGTGGCGGGCAACGTGATACCCGACGCGTGCGAGGTCGAGGTCAATTACCGGTTCGCGCCGAGCAAGTCGGCAGCCGACGCAGAGGCGCACATCCGTTCGGTGCTGGCAGGGTTCGACGTGGAGATCACCGACGTGGCCGAGGGGGCGCGCCCCGGGCTCGACGCGCCGGTGGCCCGGCAGTTCGTCGAGGCCGTGGATGCAGAGCCCCGCCCGAAGTACGGCTGGACGGATGTCGCGCGCTTCTCGGCGATGGGCATCCCGGCCGTGAACTACGGCCCTGGCGACCCGCACCTCGCGCACCACGACGAGGAGCGGGTGCCCGTCGCACAGATCGAGACGGTCGAGCGCGGCCTGCGCGCATGGCTCAGCTCGCGCTGA
- the fdxA gene encoding ferredoxin: MTYVIALPCVDVKDRACIDECPVDCIYEGERSLYIHPDECVDCGACEPVCPVEAIYYEDDLPEEWQDYYKANVEFFDEIGSPGGAAKVGVYPFDHPIIAALPPQGE; this comes from the coding sequence GTGACGTATGTGATCGCCCTTCCCTGTGTCGATGTGAAGGACCGTGCCTGCATCGACGAGTGCCCCGTCGACTGCATCTACGAGGGGGAGCGCTCGCTGTACATCCACCCCGACGAGTGCGTGGACTGCGGCGCGTGCGAGCCGGTGTGCCCGGTCGAGGCGATCTACTACGAAGACGATCTGCCCGAGGAGTGGCAGGACTACTACAAGGCCAACGTCGAGTTCTTCGACGAGATCGGCTCGCCCGGAGGCGCCGCGAAGGTCGGCGTGTATCCGTTCGATCACCCGATCATCGCCGCCCTCCCGCCGCAGGGCGAGTGA
- a CDS encoding phospholipase → MIQKTRALQRASAAASARAAVTARRPKLIFGTAAAAVLGIALTTGIVSAPAVGAEKPDAAASVARLFTGAEPIARLADGAALTLAQAQDALGAAEAMNEEVLASGLPVVAERTSVDTDDLARDVSELEDRALMPTMLLTALSARAERETEAVQQETATLRAALTAAQEKKAADDAAAAAAAQAAEAAAALAAANTVDGAKATARQLAASRYGWGDDQFSCLNSLWTKESSWNYQAYNPSGATGIPQALPGSKMASAGADWQTNAATQIAWGLGYISSVYGTPCSAWSHSQATNWY, encoded by the coding sequence ATGATTCAGAAGACCCGTGCGCTTCAGCGCGCCTCCGCGGCGGCATCCGCTCGCGCCGCCGTGACCGCCCGCCGGCCGAAGCTCATCTTCGGCACCGCTGCCGCCGCAGTCCTGGGCATCGCCCTCACCACCGGCATCGTCTCTGCGCCCGCCGTGGGGGCCGAGAAGCCGGATGCCGCGGCATCCGTCGCTCGCTTGTTCACCGGTGCGGAGCCGATCGCACGGCTGGCCGATGGCGCGGCCCTGACCCTCGCCCAGGCGCAGGATGCTCTGGGCGCGGCCGAAGCGATGAACGAAGAGGTGCTCGCCTCCGGTCTGCCCGTGGTGGCGGAGCGTACGTCCGTCGACACCGACGATCTGGCACGCGACGTGAGCGAGCTCGAGGACCGCGCGCTCATGCCGACCATGCTCTTGACGGCGCTTTCGGCCAGGGCGGAGCGCGAGACCGAGGCCGTGCAGCAGGAGACGGCGACGCTCCGTGCCGCTCTCACGGCCGCGCAGGAGAAGAAGGCCGCGGACGACGCGGCGGCTGCGGCCGCAGCGCAGGCCGCCGAGGCGGCGGCAGCGCTCGCCGCGGCGAACACCGTCGATGGAGCGAAGGCCACGGCGCGGCAGCTCGCGGCGAGCCGATACGGCTGGGGAGACGACCAGTTCTCCTGCCTGAACTCGTTGTGGACCAAGGAATCGAGCTGGAACTACCAGGCGTACAACCCCTCCGGTGCCACCGGCATCCCGCAGGCTCTGCCGGGGAGCAAGATGGCTTCGGCGGGCGCAGACTGGCAGACGAACGCCGCGACGCAGATCGCCTGGGGTCTGGGCTACATCTCCTCGGTGTACGGAACGCCGTGCAGCGCCTGGTCGCACTCGCAGGCCACGAACTGGTACTGA
- a CDS encoding citrate synthase produces the protein MTTLEEARVSAAADQQATAKLTIGDRTSEFPVVRGTAGHDSIDFSTLTRQTGYTALDYGFVNTASTKSAITFIDGDKGILRYRGYPIEQLAGSTSYLEVAWLLIYGELPSASELAEFDEKIRRHTLLHEDLKRFFSALPHTAHPMSVLSSAVAALSTYYEGQTDPHNPEHVELNMVRMLAKLPVIAAYAHKKSIGQAFLYPDNSLGFVENFLKLNFGVHSEEYEVNPVMAKALELLLILHEDHEQNASTSTVRLVGSTGANQFASISAGIQALSGPLHGGANEAVLTMLGQIRESGQSVSRFVERVKNKEEGVKLMGFGHRVYKNYDPRAKLVKAAADEVLASLGVSDPLLDLAKELEEIALADDYFRERRLYPNVDFYTGVIYKAMGFPTRMFTVLFAIGRLPGWLAQWRELQLDPQTKIGRPQQLYVGSPERSYSAR, from the coding sequence ATGACAACTCTTGAGGAGGCCCGCGTGAGCGCAGCGGCAGACCAGCAGGCGACGGCGAAGCTGACGATCGGCGACAGAACGTCTGAGTTCCCGGTCGTGCGGGGCACGGCGGGGCACGACAGCATCGACTTCTCCACGCTGACCCGCCAGACCGGCTACACCGCGCTCGATTACGGGTTCGTGAACACGGCGTCGACGAAGTCGGCGATCACGTTCATCGACGGTGACAAGGGGATCCTGCGCTACCGGGGATACCCCATCGAGCAGCTGGCCGGATCGACGAGCTATCTCGAAGTGGCGTGGCTGCTGATCTACGGCGAGCTCCCCTCGGCGTCCGAGCTCGCCGAGTTCGATGAGAAGATCCGCCGCCACACGCTCCTGCACGAAGACCTCAAGCGCTTCTTCTCCGCTCTGCCGCACACCGCGCACCCGATGTCGGTGCTGTCGTCGGCCGTGGCCGCGCTCTCGACCTACTACGAGGGGCAGACCGACCCGCACAACCCCGAGCACGTCGAGCTCAACATGGTGCGCATGCTGGCCAAGCTCCCGGTCATCGCCGCCTACGCCCACAAGAAGAGCATCGGCCAGGCGTTCCTCTACCCCGACAACTCCCTCGGCTTCGTCGAGAACTTCCTCAAGCTCAACTTCGGCGTGCACTCCGAGGAGTACGAGGTCAACCCCGTCATGGCGAAGGCCCTCGAGCTCCTCCTGATCCTGCACGAGGATCACGAGCAGAACGCGTCGACCTCGACCGTCCGCCTCGTCGGATCGACCGGCGCGAACCAGTTCGCCTCGATCTCCGCCGGCATCCAGGCGCTGTCCGGCCCGCTGCACGGCGGAGCCAACGAGGCCGTGCTGACGATGCTCGGTCAGATCCGCGAGTCGGGCCAGAGCGTGTCCCGCTTCGTCGAGCGCGTGAAGAACAAGGAAGAGGGCGTGAAGCTCATGGGCTTCGGGCACCGGGTCTACAAGAACTACGACCCGCGTGCCAAGCTCGTCAAGGCTGCGGCAGACGAGGTGCTGGCGTCTCTCGGAGTCTCCGACCCGCTCCTCGACCTCGCGAAGGAGCTCGAGGAGATCGCCCTCGCCGACGACTACTTCCGTGAGCGCCGCCTCTACCCGAACGTCGACTTCTACACCGGCGTCATCTACAAGGCCATGGGCTTCCCCACGCGTATGTTCACGGTGCTGTTCGCGATCGGACGGCTTCCCGGCTGGCTCGCGCAGTGGCGCGAGCTGCAGCTCGACCCGCAGACGAAGATCGGCCGTCCGCAGCAGCTCTACGTCGGCTCCCCGGAGCGCAGCTACTCCGCGCGCTGA
- a CDS encoding O-methyltransferase, with amino-acid sequence MSEHDANARFIREAIVEPAPIARARAHAIELGAAPLSAAVGSQIAVLAAATGARSLVEIGTGAGVSGLWLLRGAPQAVLTTIDNEPEHLAAARQAFADARIPATRARFITGRAADVLPRMNEASYDIVLVDADPENVIEYVEHGLRLVRTGGMVLVPRVLAGGRVADPVQRDAVTSAYRSLIQETQESSAVLATVSPAGEGLLQLISVGAD; translated from the coding sequence ATGAGCGAACACGACGCGAACGCGCGCTTCATCCGCGAGGCCATCGTGGAGCCGGCACCGATCGCCCGTGCCCGCGCCCACGCGATCGAGCTCGGCGCCGCGCCCCTCAGCGCCGCCGTGGGCTCTCAGATCGCGGTGCTCGCGGCCGCGACCGGCGCACGCTCCCTCGTCGAGATCGGCACGGGCGCTGGTGTGTCCGGACTCTGGCTGCTGCGCGGGGCGCCCCAGGCCGTGCTCACCACGATCGACAACGAGCCCGAGCATCTGGCCGCCGCCCGCCAAGCGTTCGCCGACGCCCGCATCCCCGCCACGCGGGCCCGTTTCATCACGGGTCGCGCCGCGGATGTCCTCCCCCGCATGAACGAGGCCTCCTACGACATCGTCCTCGTCGACGCCGATCCGGAGAACGTCATCGAGTATGTCGAACACGGACTGCGGCTCGTCCGCACGGGCGGCATGGTGCTGGTGCCCCGCGTGCTCGCCGGTGGCCGCGTCGCCGACCCCGTGCAGCGCGACGCCGTCACGTCGGCGTACCGGTCCCTCATCCAGGAGACGCAGGAGTCCTCCGCCGTCCTCGCCACCGTGTCGCCCGCGGGCGAGGGGCTGCTGCAGCTCATCAGCGTCGGCGCCGACTGA
- a CDS encoding AzlD domain-containing protein: MTLWSAILLAAIICLSLKAAGYLVPSRVLEAPRPARISDLLTVALLSALVAVQTLGSGQAITVDARVPALMVAAGLLWMRQSFLVVVVAAAAVAALLRLVGWAV, encoded by the coding sequence GTGACGCTGTGGTCCGCGATCCTTCTCGCGGCGATCATCTGCCTCTCGCTCAAGGCCGCGGGCTACCTCGTCCCGTCCCGGGTCCTCGAGGCGCCGCGGCCCGCACGGATCTCCGACCTGCTGACCGTCGCCCTGCTCTCGGCGCTCGTCGCGGTGCAGACGCTCGGCAGCGGGCAGGCGATCACGGTGGATGCGCGCGTGCCGGCACTCATGGTCGCGGCGGGCCTGCTGTGGATGCGGCAGTCGTTCCTCGTGGTGGTCGTCGCGGCCGCGGCGGTGGCTGCCCTCCTTCGGCTGGTCGGCTGGGCCGTGTGA
- the dapD gene encoding 2,3,4,5-tetrahydropyridine-2,6-dicarboxylate N-succinyltransferase, giving the protein MTDARTVWGTGLTTIAGDGTVLDAWFPEVATARPNSGDAAAAVMALDALAGPDERRNVTVETVELAIDLDAAPTSTADAYLRLHALSHLIVRPNEVNLDGIFAHLPTVAWTNAGPMHPDDAQRLRPLLQRAGIQVQGLDKFPRLTDYVQPRGVRIADASRVRLGAHLSPGTTVMHEGFVNFNAGTLGASMVEGRISQGVVVGDGSDIGGGASIMGTLSGGGTHRVSIGARTLLGANAGIGISLGDDCVVEAGLYVTAGTKIVLVDGPTTADGGKKTVKGAELSGQDGLLFRRNSLTGAVEAVRRAGVGVTLNEALHA; this is encoded by the coding sequence ATGACGGACGCGCGCACGGTGTGGGGTACGGGACTGACGACGATCGCGGGAGACGGCACCGTGCTGGATGCCTGGTTCCCCGAGGTCGCGACCGCGCGCCCGAACTCCGGCGACGCGGCGGCGGCAGTCATGGCCCTCGATGCGCTGGCCGGTCCGGACGAGCGCCGCAACGTCACGGTGGAGACCGTCGAGCTGGCGATCGACCTCGACGCCGCCCCCACCTCCACCGCCGACGCGTACCTCCGTCTGCACGCGCTGTCACACCTGATCGTGCGGCCGAACGAGGTCAACCTCGACGGCATCTTCGCGCACCTCCCGACGGTTGCGTGGACCAATGCCGGGCCCATGCACCCCGACGATGCACAGCGCCTTCGTCCGCTGCTGCAGCGCGCCGGCATCCAGGTGCAGGGTCTGGACAAGTTCCCGCGCCTGACCGACTATGTGCAGCCGCGCGGCGTGCGCATCGCCGACGCGTCGCGCGTGCGACTCGGCGCGCACCTCTCGCCGGGCACCACGGTGATGCACGAGGGTTTCGTGAACTTCAACGCCGGCACCCTCGGCGCCTCCATGGTCGAGGGTCGCATCTCCCAGGGCGTGGTCGTCGGCGACGGCAGCGACATCGGCGGCGGCGCGTCGATCATGGGCACGCTGTCGGGCGGCGGCACGCACCGCGTCTCGATCGGGGCGCGCACCCTGCTGGGGGCCAACGCCGGGATCGGCATCTCCCTCGGCGACGACTGCGTCGTGGAGGCCGGACTGTACGTGACGGCCGGCACCAAGATCGTGCTCGTCGACGGCCCGACCACAGCGGACGGCGGCAAGAAGACCGTCAAGGGCGCCGAGCTCTCCGGCCAGGACGGCCTCCTGTTCCGCCGCAACTCGCTGACCGGAGCCGTCGAAGCCGTTCGTCGCGCCGGTGTGGGCGTCACGCTCAACGAAGCGCTGCACGCCTGA
- a CDS encoding AzlC family ABC transporter permease yields the protein MSGDREVWREALGVVIATSAYGVSFGALAVAAGLDVWQTCVLSLLMFTGGSQFAFVGVFSAGGLAALPSAIASAGLLGVRNVAYGMRMSQIIGTRARDRAAAAHFTIDESTAVAISQDDPRLRRVGFWVTGVGIFVGWNLTTLVGALVGDVLGDPRTWGLDAAAAAAFLALLWPRLRRRQAGAVGAAAAVVAAVLTPFLMPGLPVLVAAVVAIVVGWTDWLGRSGAPRRAGGVA from the coding sequence GTGAGCGGCGACCGGGAGGTGTGGCGCGAAGCCCTCGGCGTCGTGATCGCCACCAGCGCGTACGGAGTCTCGTTCGGGGCGCTCGCCGTGGCCGCTGGTCTGGACGTCTGGCAGACCTGCGTCCTCAGCCTGCTCATGTTCACGGGAGGATCGCAGTTCGCATTCGTCGGCGTCTTCAGCGCGGGAGGCCTCGCCGCTCTGCCCTCGGCGATCGCCTCGGCCGGATTGCTCGGCGTGCGCAATGTCGCCTACGGCATGAGGATGTCGCAGATCATCGGCACGCGTGCGCGCGACAGAGCGGCCGCGGCACACTTCACGATCGACGAGTCGACCGCCGTCGCCATCTCTCAAGACGATCCCCGACTGCGCCGCGTCGGCTTCTGGGTCACCGGCGTCGGCATCTTCGTGGGGTGGAACCTCACGACGCTCGTGGGTGCTCTCGTGGGCGACGTGCTCGGCGATCCCAGGACGTGGGGTCTCGACGCGGCGGCTGCCGCAGCCTTCCTCGCGCTGCTGTGGCCCCGGCTGCGACGCAGGCAGGCGGGCGCCGTCGGTGCGGCGGCCGCCGTCGTGGCGGCTGTCCTCACGCCCTTCCTCATGCCCGGGCTCCCGGTGCTCGTCGCCGCGGTCGTCGCGATCGTCGTGGGATGGACCGACTGGCTCGGCCGGTCAGGCGCGCCGCGCAGAGCAGGTGGTGTCGCGTGA
- the dapC gene encoding succinyldiaminopimelate transaminase: protein MSVRDLADYPWDAVVPYRERASRHPGGLVDLSIGSPVDPTPELIRRALAEATDAHAYPQTVGTPALREAIVAWYARRRGVPNLTVDNVLPTIGSKELVALLPTLLGLGEGDIVVHPRVAYPTYEVGARVAGSTPLAIDEPDEWPDGTKLVWINTPGNPDGRTWSIDELARAVARARELGAVLASDECYAELGWDGPWTHQPVPSVLDPRVTGGSRANLLSVYSLSKQSNLAGYRAAFIAGCSRIVGDLLAARKHLGLMPPAPVQHAMAVALGDDEHVRAQKELYRSRRDVLRPALEAAGFRIDGSEAGLYLWATEGRDAWESMARLAELGILAGPGPFYGTHSHEHVRLALTAPSERVAEAARRLSGGTL, encoded by the coding sequence GTGAGCGTCCGCGACCTCGCCGACTACCCGTGGGACGCCGTGGTCCCGTACCGCGAGCGAGCCTCCCGGCATCCGGGCGGACTCGTCGACCTCTCGATCGGCTCTCCGGTCGATCCGACCCCCGAACTCATCCGACGTGCGCTCGCCGAGGCGACGGATGCGCACGCCTATCCGCAGACGGTTGGGACACCGGCGCTTCGCGAGGCCATCGTCGCCTGGTATGCACGGCGCAGGGGCGTGCCCAACCTGACCGTCGACAACGTGCTGCCCACCATCGGGTCCAAGGAGCTCGTGGCGCTCTTGCCCACGCTGCTGGGGCTCGGTGAGGGCGACATCGTGGTGCACCCGCGTGTCGCCTACCCGACCTACGAGGTGGGCGCCCGCGTCGCGGGATCCACGCCTCTCGCGATCGACGAGCCGGACGAGTGGCCGGACGGCACGAAGCTCGTCTGGATCAACACGCCGGGCAACCCGGACGGCCGTACCTGGTCGATCGACGAGCTCGCGCGGGCGGTCGCCCGTGCCCGGGAGCTCGGCGCCGTGCTGGCGAGCGACGAATGCTATGCCGAGCTCGGCTGGGACGGACCCTGGACGCATCAGCCGGTACCGTCGGTCCTCGACCCGCGCGTGACCGGCGGCAGCCGGGCGAACCTGCTCAGCGTGTACTCGCTGAGCAAGCAGTCCAATCTCGCGGGCTATCGCGCCGCGTTCATCGCCGGCTGCTCTCGCATCGTCGGCGACCTGCTCGCCGCGCGGAAGCACCTCGGTCTCATGCCGCCGGCACCGGTCCAGCACGCCATGGCGGTCGCGCTGGGGGACGACGAACACGTGCGCGCGCAGAAGGAGCTCTACCGCTCTCGTCGTGACGTGCTGCGTCCCGCGCTCGAGGCGGCAGGCTTCCGCATCGACGGTTCAGAGGCCGGCCTGTACCTCTGGGCGACGGAGGGGAGGGATGCCTGGGAGAGCATGGCGCGGCTCGCCGAGCTCGGCATCCTCGCGGGGCCAGGGCCGTTCTACGGGACGCACTCGCACGAGCACGTGCGCCTCGCCCTGACGGCGCCCAGCGAACGCGTCGCCGAGGCCGCTCGGCGGCTCTCTGGGGGAACCCTGTAG
- a CDS encoding DEAD/DEAH box helicase, with protein sequence MPSFLDLGVPAELAAVLAASGKTEAFAIQRDTLPDSLAGRDLLGRGRTGSGKTIAFALPLVARLAASGRKRRAGLPRGLVLAPTRELATQIAATVAPLAEAVGLSVTTVFGGVSQRPQERALQGGVDIVVACPGRLEDLMKQQVVRLSAIEVTVLDEADHMADLGFLPGVTRILQATPAGGQRLLFSATLDRGIDTLARRFLVNPVSHEVDEASVPVGEMTHRVLVVDSPEDKTALVRDLASGTGRRILFTRTKHQAKKLAKQLTAAGIPAVDLHGNLSQNARERNLGAFSADPAAGGVRVLVATDVAARGVHVDNVDLVVHVDPPVEHKAYLHRSGRTARAGAAGTVVTVVLPDQRRDVKDLLRKAAISAPLEDLTADAVTELVPERAPHVRPAPAQTQPQRQAAQRPAGGERSSAATPPSRRRRRRSRGQGAAPQGGSRQGGQGQAKGGGRPTRGNGSTRSQGGRGGQAR encoded by the coding sequence ATGCCTTCTTTCCTCGACCTCGGCGTGCCCGCCGAGCTCGCCGCCGTCCTCGCCGCCTCGGGCAAGACCGAGGCCTTCGCCATCCAACGCGACACGCTCCCCGACTCACTCGCCGGACGCGACCTCCTCGGCCGCGGACGCACCGGCAGCGGCAAGACCATCGCATTCGCGCTGCCGCTCGTGGCACGCCTCGCCGCGTCGGGCAGGAAGCGCCGCGCCGGCCTTCCGCGTGGGCTCGTGCTCGCACCGACCCGCGAACTCGCCACGCAGATCGCTGCCACCGTCGCCCCGCTCGCCGAGGCCGTCGGTCTCTCCGTGACCACCGTGTTCGGCGGCGTCAGCCAGCGACCGCAGGAGCGCGCGCTGCAGGGCGGCGTCGACATCGTCGTCGCGTGTCCTGGCCGCCTCGAAGACCTCATGAAGCAGCAGGTCGTGCGTCTCAGCGCGATCGAGGTCACCGTGCTCGACGAGGCCGATCACATGGCTGATCTCGGCTTCCTCCCCGGGGTCACGCGCATCCTGCAGGCCACGCCGGCCGGGGGCCAGCGCCTGCTCTTCAGCGCGACGCTCGACCGCGGCATCGACACGCTGGCACGCCGCTTCCTGGTGAACCCGGTGAGCCACGAGGTCGATGAGGCCAGCGTGCCCGTCGGGGAGATGACCCACCGCGTGCTCGTCGTCGACTCCCCCGAGGACAAGACGGCGCTGGTGCGCGACCTCGCTTCCGGCACCGGCCGCCGCATCCTCTTCACGCGCACGAAGCACCAGGCGAAGAAGCTCGCCAAGCAGCTCACGGCCGCCGGCATCCCCGCGGTCGACCTGCACGGGAACCTCTCGCAGAACGCGCGTGAGCGCAACCTCGGCGCGTTCTCGGCCGATCCCGCGGCCGGCGGCGTGCGCGTGCTCGTGGCGACCGACGTGGCGGCGCGCGGCGTGCACGTCGACAACGTCGACCTCGTGGTGCACGTCGATCCGCCCGTCGAGCACAAGGCTTACCTGCACCGCTCCGGGCGCACGGCGCGCGCCGGCGCCGCCGGTACCGTCGTCACGGTCGTGCTGCCCGATCAGCGTCGCGACGTGAAGGACCTGCTCCGCAAGGCTGCCATCTCGGCGCCCCTCGAAGACCTCACGGCGGATGCCGTCACCGAGCTCGTCCCCGAGCGCGCGCCGCACGTGCGCCCCGCGCCGGCGCAGACTCAGCCTCAGCGCCAGGCAGCGCAGCGCCCCGCCGGAGGCGAGAGGTCGTCGGCTGCCACTCCGCCGTCACGTCGCCGGCGCCGCCGGTCCAGGGGCCAGGGCGCAGCGCCGCAGGGCGGCTCTCGCCAGGGCGGTCAGGGGCAGGCGAAGGGCGGCGGACGACCGACCCGCGGAAACGGGAGCACGCGTTCGCAGGGCGGACGAGGCGGACAGGCGCGCTGA
- a CDS encoding helix-turn-helix domain-containing protein codes for MDDLRTRIARTLRRERETSGLSVSELARRAGVSKATVSQLENGSGNPSVETLWALGVALGVPFAVLVDQQANAPTLIRADDHAGVPSSAAAYSATLLSASPPAPRRDIYLIRADPGDARRSDPHHPGTIEHVVLMTGRAEVGPADAPIVLGPGDYLTYPGDAPHVFRATEASTSAVLISELR; via the coding sequence ATGGATGACCTGCGCACTCGCATCGCCCGCACGCTGCGCCGGGAGCGGGAGACCTCGGGCCTGTCGGTGTCGGAGCTCGCGCGTCGCGCCGGCGTCTCGAAGGCGACGGTGTCGCAGCTCGAGAACGGGTCCGGCAACCCCAGCGTCGAGACCCTGTGGGCGCTCGGCGTCGCCCTCGGCGTGCCGTTCGCGGTGCTCGTCGACCAGCAGGCCAACGCGCCGACGCTGATCAGGGCCGACGATCACGCCGGCGTGCCGTCATCGGCCGCGGCCTACAGCGCGACGCTCCTCTCGGCGAGCCCGCCCGCCCCCCGCCGCGACATCTACCTCATCCGCGCCGACCCCGGCGATGCGCGCCGCTCCGACCCGCACCACCCCGGCACGATCGAGCATGTCGTGCTCATGACCGGACGGGCCGAGGTCGGTCCCGCCGACGCGCCGATCGTCCTGGGTCCCGGCGACTACCTCACCTACCCCGGAGATGCGCCGCACGTCTTCCGCGCCACCGAAGCGTCGACCTCCGCGGTTCTGATCTCCGAGCTGCGCTGA
- a CDS encoding DUF3117 domain-containing protein produces the protein MAAMKPRTGDGPMEAVKEGRLIIVRVPLEGGGRLVVSVNDAEAKELHDVLGAVVAPA, from the coding sequence ATGGCAGCGATGAAGCCGAGGACCGGCGACGGGCCCATGGAGGCCGTGAAGGAGGGGCGACTCATCATCGTTCGCGTGCCGCTCGAGGGTGGCGGCCGTCTGGTCGTCTCCGTGAACGACGCCGAGGCGAAGGAGCTTCACGACGTGCTGGGCGCCGTCGTGGCACCGGCCTGA
- a CDS encoding twin-arginine translocase TatA/TatE family subunit, which produces MELGISFEKILLIGLVAVLLVGPERLPRYAETFAKLVRRAGEFMRDTKSRVREEMGPEIDEVDWRKLDPRQYDPRRIIRDALFEDDPAPAQPAQSTALAEPAVVPVRTSMTRHEFTRETPPPFDDEAT; this is translated from the coding sequence ATGGAACTCGGGATCTCGTTCGAGAAGATTCTGCTGATCGGTCTGGTCGCGGTTCTGCTCGTCGGCCCCGAGCGGCTGCCCCGATATGCCGAGACGTTCGCCAAGCTCGTCCGGCGTGCGGGAGAGTTCATGCGCGACACGAAGTCGCGGGTCCGCGAGGAGATGGGACCCGAGATCGACGAGGTCGACTGGCGCAAGCTCGATCCGCGGCAGTACGACCCGCGCCGGATCATCCGCGATGCGTTGTTCGAAGACGATCCCGCGCCCGCACAGCCCGCGCAGTCCACGGCTCTCGCCGAGCCCGCGGTGGTGCCGGTGCGCACGTCCATGACGCGGCACGAGTTCACGCGCGAGACGCCCCCGCCCTTCGACGACGAAGCGACCTGA
- a CDS encoding histidinol dehydrogenase translates to MTWLTKVLSWLAAFVVGGVFGVAGTIAHSLTWGVIPVGLVVGAIACGAILVAIRALTHDRGATLAAGIGMVGMLMLISGVGPGGSVVVQDTVAGHIWIYLVSGLVLLAVAWPSLNRAAVRPDAPAAESTARES, encoded by the coding sequence ATGACCTGGCTTACCAAAGTGCTGTCCTGGCTCGCGGCCTTCGTCGTCGGGGGAGTGTTCGGCGTCGCGGGGACCATCGCGCACAGCCTCACCTGGGGAGTGATCCCGGTCGGCCTGGTCGTCGGAGCGATCGCGTGCGGAGCGATCCTCGTGGCGATCAGAGCGCTCACCCATGACCGCGGCGCCACGCTCGCGGCCGGCATCGGGATGGTGGGGATGCTGATGCTGATCTCGGGCGTCGGCCCCGGCGGCTCCGTCGTGGTGCAGGACACGGTCGCCGGGCACATCTGGATCTACCTCGTGTCGGGCCTGGTGTTGCTCGCGGTGGCGTGGCCCTCGCTGAACCGCGCGGCGGTGCGGCCTGACGCGCCCGCGGCCGAGTCCACGGCGCGCGAGTCGTAG